In the genome of Mauremys mutica isolate MM-2020 ecotype Southern unplaced genomic scaffold, ASM2049712v1 000557F_np12_obj, whole genome shotgun sequence, one region contains:
- the ACAP1 gene encoding arf-GAP with coiled-coil, ANK repeat and PH domain-containing protein 1, with the protein MTVKLDFEECLKDSPRFRAAVEGVECDVFELETRLEKLLKLCGAMLDSGRQYCAASKAFVGGVRDLSQHAQGDAMMSEGLEKFSDSLNQMIDNQVELLDVTQQSSRQHIHTLVKEDVKRFKEARKEFERGSEGP; encoded by the exons ATGACGGTGAAACTGGACTTCGAGGAGTGTCTGAAGGACTCTCCCCGGTTCAG ggctgccgTCGAGGGGGTGGAATGTGATGTCTTTGAGCTGGAGACTCGGCTGGAGAAG CTGCTGAAGCTCTGTGGGGCCATGCTGGATTCGGGGCGCCAGTACTGCGCCGCCAGCAAGGCCTTCGTCGGGGGGGTGCGCGACCTCTCCCAGCACGCCCAGGGGGACGCCATGATGAGC gagggccTGGAAAAATTCTCCGACAGCCTCAACCAAATGATTGACAACCAAGTG GAGCTTCTGGACGTCACTCAGCAGTCGTCCCGGCAACACATCCATACCCTGGTGAAAGA GGACGTGAAGCGGTTCAAGGAGGCGCGGAAGGAGTTCGAGCGGGGCAGCGAGGGGCCGG